The following coding sequences lie in one Megalodesulfovibrio gigas DSM 1382 = ATCC 19364 genomic window:
- a CDS encoding very short patch repair endonuclease, producing MSPATRSAVMSRIRGKGTGPEKTLAAALAELGLAWEEHARDLPGRPDFVFREAMVAVFVDGDFWHGWKFNEWRDKLSEKWEAKIAETRRRDSRNQRALKKMGWRVLRIWEHQLQKSPARCAKRVYRLLEKASLSDKNGKAPRP from the coding sequence CTGTCACCTGCCACCCGCAGCGCCGTGATGTCGCGCATCAGGGGGAAGGGCACCGGGCCGGAGAAGACCCTTGCCGCAGCGCTCGCGGAGCTGGGGCTGGCCTGGGAGGAGCATGCCCGCGACCTGCCTGGCCGGCCGGACTTCGTCTTCCGGGAGGCCATGGTCGCGGTCTTCGTGGATGGCGACTTCTGGCATGGCTGGAAGTTCAACGAATGGCGGGACAAGCTCTCCGAGAAGTGGGAGGCGAAGATCGCCGAGACGAGGCGGCGCGACTCCAGAAACCAAAGGGCGTTGAAAAAAATGGGCTGGCGCGTGTTGCGGATATGGGAGCACCAGCTCCAGAAATCCCCGGCCCGCTGCGCCAAGCGGGTTTACAGACTCTTGGAGAAAGCATCATTGTCGGACAAAAACGGTAAAGCGCCACGACCATGA
- a CDS encoding DNA cytosine methyltransferase, whose amino-acid sequence MSGKSSSRIIEKKTRRLLDGGSPRFMDLFAGCGGISLGFLTAGFTPVASVEFDRWAAASHGANFAAASAGANPGRHHLARDITEEDPASILADLGVSGKVEDQVDVLVGGPPCQAFAHVGRAKLRHEARRLQLVDAENAFLVDGRVNLWQRYMHYVRQTRPVALLMENVPDILNHGGTNVAEMVAGSLRAEGYLVAYTLLNAAWYGVPQTRERMFLIGIHESLGIQPVFPAPTHHAVLPPGYEGTRATARKHLAATEGHSHLWIDDPAAGAGFPAATSAWEALADLPPIFALRDLEAGILKRGRKDPEEPCPYTTAAPGSAWSRLMRHWPGFGTEDRTTGHVIRYLPRDYKIFRVMEEGWQYPEVWHYIEEKRRALELERLKNRLPTDRRTAEGKAFHRDWTLPYDPRKFPNKWWKLCRDRPVRTLMAHLGKDSYSHIHFDSEQARTISVREAARLQSFPDGFVFKGSMNPALRQIGNAVPPLLAYAIAMAMRESIGCQAIEDIRVGLLGLDPALVRTTAGRK is encoded by the coding sequence ATGTCAGGCAAATCTTCATCCCGCATCATCGAAAAGAAGACCCGACGTCTGCTGGATGGCGGTTCACCCAGGTTCATGGACCTGTTCGCGGGGTGCGGCGGGATCTCGCTGGGGTTTCTCACGGCCGGCTTCACACCGGTGGCATCGGTGGAGTTCGACAGGTGGGCCGCCGCGAGCCACGGGGCGAACTTCGCGGCCGCCAGCGCTGGTGCCAACCCCGGCCGGCACCATCTGGCACGGGACATCACGGAGGAGGATCCGGCATCGATCCTCGCCGACCTCGGGGTTTCCGGCAAGGTCGAGGACCAGGTCGACGTGCTGGTCGGCGGTCCTCCCTGCCAGGCCTTCGCCCACGTAGGCCGGGCCAAGCTCAGGCACGAGGCACGACGCCTGCAGCTCGTTGACGCTGAGAACGCCTTCCTTGTGGATGGCAGGGTGAACCTGTGGCAGCGCTACATGCACTACGTGCGCCAGACGAGGCCCGTGGCACTGCTGATGGAGAACGTGCCCGACATTCTCAACCATGGCGGCACGAACGTGGCCGAGATGGTCGCGGGAAGCCTGCGTGCCGAGGGGTATCTGGTCGCGTATACCCTTCTCAACGCGGCATGGTACGGCGTGCCGCAGACCAGGGAGCGCATGTTCCTGATCGGCATCCATGAATCGCTCGGGATCCAGCCCGTCTTCCCGGCTCCCACCCACCATGCGGTCCTTCCGCCGGGGTATGAGGGCACCAGGGCGACGGCCAGGAAGCATCTCGCAGCCACCGAGGGACACAGCCACCTCTGGATTGACGACCCCGCTGCCGGCGCAGGCTTTCCGGCAGCGACGAGCGCCTGGGAGGCGCTGGCTGACCTGCCGCCGATTTTCGCCCTGCGGGACCTGGAGGCAGGTATCCTGAAACGGGGGCGCAAGGATCCGGAGGAGCCGTGTCCGTACACGACAGCGGCTCCCGGCAGCGCCTGGTCGCGCCTGATGCGCCACTGGCCGGGATTCGGGACGGAAGACCGCACCACCGGCCACGTCATCCGGTATCTTCCACGGGACTACAAGATCTTCAGGGTGATGGAGGAAGGCTGGCAGTATCCCGAGGTGTGGCACTACATCGAGGAAAAGCGGAGGGCACTCGAGCTGGAACGCCTGAAAAACCGCCTTCCGACAGACAGAAGAACGGCCGAGGGGAAGGCGTTCCACCGCGACTGGACGCTGCCCTATGATCCGAGGAAGTTCCCGAACAAGTGGTGGAAGCTCTGCCGGGACCGGCCGGTCAGGACCCTGATGGCCCACCTGGGCAAGGATTCCTACAGCCACATCCACTTCGATAGCGAGCAGGCCAGAACCATCTCCGTCCGCGAGGCCGCGAGGCTGCAGTCATTTCCGGACGGATTCGTCTTCAAAGGCTCCATGAACCCCGCGTTGCGCCAGATCGGGAACGCCGTACCGCCACTTCTGGCATACGCCATCGCCATGGCCATGCGGGAATCGATCGGCTGCCAGGCCATCGAGGACATCCGCGTCGGGCTGCTGGGGCTCGACCCCGCGCTTGTCCGGACAACGGCAGGGAGAAAATGA
- a CDS encoding TIR domain-containing protein, which translates to MKLVQDAREEPGSPDLKEKILQNISSCQFFVCDVTLVNPDSSGRKMPNPNVMFELGYAVKRLGWERIILVYNTCNGRIEDLPFDIRSHRPQCYKIIGDRNNHIESILTGTRINKASQIITLIVSYLKQTASKLPRDACKCRTEALPRGTCSCNQSNSKLISEKNKKTNSEMKKDAIRKISKSIISTVKLIVERPDFKCIPPDYVDDPDKKIKKDRDVNSMKKLLAEVDADTFQHFYNESLRGLIVDDIFHYWEGFKAVYESPAFYLYDENLKKAVDALYEHWQASLSYGDCFNTAQGGYCPFTSAIQVSACFNQIQQAFLCFSKLCQIINNDYSEINIAETSRLAAANYKKFANKCNQALASDSDSLDLLNFMQK; encoded by the coding sequence TTGAAACTGGTTCAGGACGCTCGGGAAGAGCCTGGCTCACCAGATCTCAAAGAAAAAATTCTTCAAAATATATCCAGCTGTCAGTTTTTTGTTTGCGATGTAACTCTGGTCAATCCAGACTCAAGCGGAAGGAAGATGCCTAATCCTAACGTCATGTTTGAACTTGGGTATGCAGTCAAGCGACTTGGATGGGAGCGAATTATACTGGTTTACAATACATGCAATGGTAGAATTGAGGACCTTCCTTTCGATATACGCTCACACAGGCCTCAATGCTATAAAATCATCGGCGATAGGAACAATCATATTGAATCAATATTGACAGGCACAAGAATCAATAAGGCCTCGCAAATAATAACTTTAATTGTTTCGTATTTGAAGCAAACAGCATCGAAGCTACCCCGCGATGCCTGTAAATGCAGAACAGAGGCCCTTCCTAGGGGTACATGCTCTTGCAACCAGTCGAATTCTAAACTAATTTCTGAAAAAAATAAAAAAACCAATTCCGAAATGAAAAAGGATGCGATTAGGAAAATATCAAAAAGTATTATTTCAACTGTCAAGCTGATAGTTGAAAGGCCAGATTTCAAGTGCATACCCCCTGACTACGTTGACGATCCAGATAAGAAGATCAAAAAAGACAGAGATGTGAACTCAATGAAAAAGTTGCTGGCTGAGGTCGACGCTGATACATTCCAACATTTTTATAATGAATCGCTTCGTGGGCTTATTGTTGACGACATTTTTCATTATTGGGAAGGCTTCAAAGCCGTCTACGAGTCACCGGCCTTCTATTTATACGACGAAAACCTGAAGAAAGCTGTGGATGCCTTGTACGAACATTGGCAGGCGTCGCTTTCATACGGGGATTGTTTTAATACTGCTCAAGGCGGGTATTGTCCATTTACTTCAGCTATACAAGTCAGTGCATGCTTCAATCAAATCCAGCAAGCATTCTTGTGTTTTTCAAAGCTATGCCAGATAATCAACAACGACTATTCTGAAATTAACATTGCCGAGACCAGTCGACTTGCTGCAGCAAATTACAAGAAATTTGCTAATAAATGCAATCAAGCGCTGGCTTCCGACAGCGATTCACTTGATTTGCTAAATTTCATGCAAAAATAG